The Leptolyngbyaceae cyanobacterium genome contains the following window.
TTCTGCAAATTTACGTTCAACCCTCGATCGGTCTTTTTCCCTGCTTGTCTCTGTTCGTTTCCTGGTTAAAACAACAAATAAGACAGCATTTTAGTAAATTGCTATTCCGACTCATCCTCGTTACAGCAAGTTCAAACTAAAATCTATTTCCGTTGGGCGTTTAAAACTCCACACTTGCAAATTGGTTAATTTTTCTTCATTTGTCAAACTGACTACTAAATTATGAGAATTTCTGGGAAAAATAATAAGAAATATTAAGCAGGCCAGCCGCAGGTAGTCTGAACGGAATTTCCTTATCGATCGTCCCGTCTCTCTAAGCAAGAGTAGAATCTACAAGAGTTCTATTCCTTAAGAATTACGCCTCGTGAGAGAACCACGGCCTGAAAAGCTTAATAGGTATGAGAGAACATAAAAATGAAACCTTAAATGTAAAGTTTAATAAAAACATTGCTCATCTTAATCAAACCTTTATATATACTAAAAACCACTTAGATATTAAATCGAGATCGATCGAACCATTCGGAATTTTACCTAAATTCAAATTTTCCTTATTCCAAGGAGGGATAACTATGGCATTAACTAAGAGCCAAAGTTTAGTCACGGCTTATGCTATTCCCGTGATTAAGAGCTTTTTAATTTGGACGTTTACCCTATCAGTTTGTTTACTGGTAGTAGGTTTTCCATTAGTCATGCTGATGGTGGTCATCGGTTCGCTGCTGTCAATTGCATTGCAGTCGGTGATGCCAGTTAGTGCAGTGTTGTTAGTAGCAGGTGGATTGATCGGAGCAAATATTGTAGCGGTAATGGCTGGTGCAGCAGTACTTTCATTTAAAGGTGTCAATCCTCAAGAAGTGAAATGGTTAAATTGGTTGCGTGGTGATGAAAATCCGCTTCACAGTTCCGTATATGCAGCTTGTCCCTTAACGTGCGAGATGAAATCATCCCACTAAAGGCCCATAACTAGCTGTTTATTAAACGGTTTTGAGGCCCGGTCATCACCGGGTTCTTTTATGAAAAAAATTTAGGGGTTTACTTTATACTTAATTGTTTTAAGTAGATAGGCAAAACTTGGAAAGAACAGGGTTTTAGCTAAGTTTCTTTCGTTAAATACTTGTGTTTATTTTAACTTTTCTACTTATTTTCGACAATCAGCCGTTAGTCGATCGCTATAAAAGTAGTTCTGCTGCTACCCCTAGCTTCATTTTTAGATAAAAATAAAAAGCAAATTTCTGCCTTGCTGCATTAGTTCATCTGGCGATTAAGCGGAATTTTTACCAATCAATCTAAGCCGGGACACTTACCCGGAGAAAGAATTCTCGCTCGTCAGGATTTAGAATACTTCCGTGCTGAATTCTAAATTATTACTCCTGATTCCTAAAAAATATTTTTTTACCTTAATTTACATATTGCAACATTCTCAACAAGACCTGAGAAACCTACTTTATTAACAAATAAGATAGGGTTTCAGAGTTAGCTTTTTGCCAGAAACTAAGGTGCTTGCTGGAATCCCTCAAGCATAAGGGTTTGAGAATGTGTTTTTCAGAAGTGATGTATTTTCCAAATCTGACTCGGTACTCAAATTTTTATGCGAGTAAAAATTTGAGTACATTTACTTGATACCATCTGAGTAGAGAATACTTACCTCACGATATAACCATTTTGTCAATGCGTAGGTCATAACTTCTATCTTTTGCTTAGAGTGACACAAGCGCGGTAAAACCACAAGCTGAACCAACAGTCTCACTAATGAACTTGTGACATTTATGGTGCGCGTTAGTGGGCTATATATGTTATATATTAAATATTTTCTGTCAACTTAAGGATAAAAAATGTTTCTAAACCGTAACCTACCTGAATTTAAATTAAGCCTACAAATTAAAGATAATAAATTTATGCAAACTCTAATGGGTAAAGAAAAAAATTGGCTTTTACAAAAAACATTTAAAGAATTTGTAGAAGATTTAATTTGTTTAGACAAACAATCACAATCATTCAGACCGGGAAGTAAAATTTCCCCCGATAACAAGAACTGGGAGAACAGTCCTGCAAATTACCAAGACGAGAAGTTGATAATAGGCAATACAGAGGTAATGTGCGACTGGGAGCGTCCATTAATGGAAGCGATGGCTAGAGCAGTAACAGAAAATCATGGAGATGTACTTGAGGTTGGATTTGGAATGGGAATTTCAGCAACCTATATTCAAGAATTTGGAGTTAAGTCTCACACAATCATTGAATTTAATAATGAAGTTTTTGAAGTTTGTCAGAGATGGCAGGAAAAATACCCCGATCGTGATATACGATTAATTCACGGAAAATGGCAAGATGCGATAGAAAAACTAGATAGAAAATTTGATGGAATTTTTTATGACATTGCCCCAACCTCTGATGAAGAAGAAACGAAAAACTTGATTGAAAATGTTGCTGCGGATGCAGATCCTTTCTTCCCTTGGGCTTCCTCATGCTTGAAAGACGGTGGCATCTTTACTTACTACACGCAGGAAATTGATTCTCTCAGCCGCAGGCATCAAAGGCTGCTTCTTCAACACTTCAGTTCTTTCTCAGTTTCTCTTGTGAAAGGAATGAATCCTCCTGAAGATTGTGAGTACTGGTATACTGACTCAATGGCTGTCGTTAAGGCGATTAAATAAAAGGACTGAGATTGTTTTTAGATACAGCGGTTCCCACAGTAGTGAGGTACACCAAATATAGTTGTAGCGACTGTAAGAAATTATTTTGGTAAATTATGACTGCACCTCATAACAGAGAAAAACGCTGTATGTTTGCTGTATGTTTATTCAAGAAGATTTGCAATTTTAAGACTGAAGATTAGGTTCTTTTTCTTCGTCTGAGAATGGGATAATCTCGGCATTAGTGGGATTCTCTAAATTAGGAGAATCCTTTGTATCTTTTTTTTGGAAGATGACAAGCAAGATAATTGAAAAAAGTAGCATTCCCGAACCGAAATAATCATATAGATTGAAGGTTTCACCAAGAAACCAAAAAGAAAGTAGAGCACTCGATAAGGGTTCGATGGTGCGGGAAATTGCTACCTCATTACTGGGAACCCATTGCTGTCCAATAGTTTCCATGACTGTGATAATTGCGATCGCCACTATTCCTAAATAGAGCAATATCCCAATATTGTCCACGATAATTGTCCATTCATCTCTTAACTTAGGAGCAGACCAAATTAAACCCAAAATCGCGGGAATCCAACAACTCACCGCCGCCAGCTTCAAGGGGGAATGAACAGCGACAGACTGTCCAATAATAACGATATAAGCAGAGTCTAATATGGCAGCAATAACGATCCAAAGATCGCTGATTAAAGGTTCTCCGCTTTGCCAAGACATTAAGGCAACTCCGGAAAAAGCCATTGTTGCGGAGATAATTGCAACGAAAGAGATAAATTTACCTTGAACTATTTCAAACAAGGTTACAAAAATAATACTCAAGGAAAAAGTAAATCCAGATCGACTGGCGGAGAGATTTTCCAATCCCAAGCATTCCAAAATAGAAGTACTGAAAAATAGTAGCCCAATTATAGTGCCATCTCGGATTAACGGCTTATTAAGATTGGTAAGAAAGGGAGACAAGACCAGAGCCGCAATAACATATCGACTTGTTGTGAGTAATCGTGGGGAAAGAGTACTCAGAGCTTCTTTCATTGCGGGAAAAGTCGAACCCAAAATTAAGCTAACACCCACGAGTAAACCAAAACCAAAAAGATAGCGTGACTTATTCGTTTTTGTTTCTGTAATTGAGTTTTGAGTCGCAGACTGTTCTAAGGAGTCCTCGTTCATAAAAAGATAGTAATTAAATTCTAAAAATACGATTGTAGTGTTCCTCTTCGACGAATGTCTAAAGTTGCACAATGCAAGCCGCCAACGAAAGGATAATAATTGGTAAATTCGCAAGGAATAGGTTTGAATCCCCAATCTTTCAAAGTTATAATTAAAGGCTCCTCAGATTTTTCGACTATGATGCGTTCCTCATCAAGCATTAAGACGTTTAAGCTAATCCAAGGACTCAGTAATCCCAAACGTTGAGGGGATTTATACACAGGTTCTGGAGGGATTAGGATATCCCAACTTTTAAGGATTTCGGGAAGGTTATTGACATCCAAATACTCAGGATTTACCATCACCTTTCCTGGCGCAAGGGGAAGAAATGAAGAATCAATATGAATTGCTTGAGGGTCGCGAGATTCTAAAACATGAATATGATATTCATTTCCTAGATGTCTTTGCAACCAAGCAATTCCGAATTCATTTGTGACATGACTTTTTTGGGTGAAAATATCACGGCCACAATGGATAAAATCCGCTGCATCAAATGTTGGTTCAAATTCTGTTAAAACGTAACGAATTTTTTCCGAGTCATCTTGAGGGGGAGTATAATCAGAATCGTACAAATCATCTAAAAGTTGGGGCTTGGGTGCAGCAGTCCATTTCGCTCCAGCTTGAAAATATTCTTTTAAAAGAGAACGATAGGCCCAGGTTTCAAAATGGCGGGTGCGATCGGCCATTGGTGCTTCAATAATTTCATTTCCAACCACAAGCAATGAATCTCGAGGATTCGCTGCGTTGAAGCCACTTTCTACTTGCCATGCTGGGGTAGAAAAAGGCTGGGTAACATCTATACGGTTAGGCCGACGGACTTTGACTCCTTCAGCTTCTAAAATATGTACAAATTCTTCAACTTCTTTTCTAGCTGCCTCAATTAATTCTTGAGAGTAAGGAGAACCTTTTTTACCTACTAATCTCTTGGCGATATCTTCCCATTCTCCAGGAGGAACAGTATGTTTGTTAATAGTATCCCAAGCTGGAAGTACCGCATCATCAACAATTCCAACAATCACCTCTTCTAAAAGATCCCATTCAGTATGTACGTTAACAATACAGTCCGTGTTTTGTTGAGGGTTATTTGTCATCCTAATATCACCGTTCAACTACTTTATATTTAAATCAATGAAGCTTAACATAAGCTTTATTGATTTTTGCGACTATCTGTTTCTTTTTATAGCGGTCAATTGAATATTATCTTTGATTTAAACAAGGGTTTATTACCGATGATGATTACTGTAATTCATTCGCATACTTAAGAATTCGTGCAAATTTAAAGATTCATGATAAACAGCGCGATGCTTGCGACTCTTCTCATCTACGAAAACTAAAAGAGGCTGGGCTGGGCCAGCTAAATGAGAAATGGCTTTATAAATTTCTACAATGCGATCGATAGGAACATCAAAATGTCCTCCACCTTTGACTCGATCCAGAACATAGAGGTTGTAAGGAATAATTTTGTGTTCATAACACACCTCCATTAATTCAAGCATTGTTTCAACATCATCATTGACTCCAGCCAGAAAAACGCATTGATTGTAAATTGGAATTCCTGCGGATAGCAAACGTTTGGTTGCGGCAATAATTTCGGGATGGTTGACATCATCGGGGTGATTCATATGAGCATAGTACCAGTAGCGCCCATCCGCTTCTAAAAACTCAAGTAATTCATCGTCAAGGCGATCGGGAGCAACGGATAGGGCACGACTGTCTATACGAATTGCTTTAAGCTGTTTGAGATCCCCTAGTTTTTTTAAGAAACGCAAAAGTTTTTGATTAGACAAGGATAGGGGATCTCCTCCCGATAGAAGTATGTCATTGATTTCGGGATGGGCGGCAATATAGTCGATCGCTTTATCGAGTTCCGCTTCAGGCATAACGCTATCGGGAAAGCCCACTTTTTCCTTTCGGAAACAGAAGCGACAATAAACTAAACATTTTAAAGTAACCATAATTGCTAAGCGATTATGATAGGTACGCAAAATCGCTTTTTCAGGTTGTAATTCGTTCTCTCCAGTAGGATCGCTAACGAAACCATCTACGTCCATTAATTCTCGGCTATCTGGCAAAAATTGCCGCAAAGCTTTGATAGAATAGCTCCCTTCTTGCAACCGTTTTAGCATAAACGGCGATACCGCTAAAGGGTAATGTTCGGCCACCTTAGAAATCTCTTCGATGGAAAAACCAGAGACTTCAGATAAAATTTTTATCGTGTTCGTAACGGTTTGTGTGGACATTTATTTACTCCTAATAATCAAAAATTTTTAATACTAATTATTCATTACTCTCATCTAGCTTGGTGTTTAAACAATCATCCAAAGCTTCGCCAACATCTTCAGCCAATTCCTGCCAATTAATACTTTGATGTGCAAAAGAAATAAACCAAGGTTCACCAATAGTGTTAGGAAACAAATAGTGCTGCTTTAACATTTTAAAATGGAAGCGGGCAAAGAGATCGAAATTTTGACGTTCAAAATCATCAAAATTTTCTAGCTTTAGTGGAGAATCCATCAATAAAAGGGACACCAAAGAACCTTTGCGAACGCACGAAAAAGGCAAGTTTTTCTGTCTAAAAGTTTGCTTGAGACTATTTTCTAAGGTTTCCCCCATATTTTCCATTAATACATAGAAATCTTCTCGGGAAAGCTGCTCTAAAACAGCGAGTCCGGCAGCCATTGAAAGAGGATTACCTGCAAATGTGCCCCCTTGTTTATCTAAATCTTCATCGGTTAAATTGCGACCGAGAGGTAAAGTTCGCAAGACATTCATAATATCTTCTCGCCCACCATAAGCTCCAATAGGTGTTCCACCGCCAATAATCTTCCCAAAAACAATCAGATCGGGACGTACACCTAAAACGTTACTGACGCTGCCATAGCAAAAACGAAATCCAGTCACCACTTCATCAAAGATGAGAATTGCTCCCCAGCGATCGCACATCTCCCGCAAACAAACTAGAAAATCTTTATGGGGTAATACCAATCCCATATTACAGGCAATAGGCTCTACAACGATCGCGGCAATCTCATTACCATACTTTTGGAAAATGGCTTTAACGCCTTCGGAATCGTTGTATTTAGCCAATAAGGTGTTTTTATGAATTTGCGGATCGATTCCCGATTGTTTGGGCGAGTCTATGAAACTCGAACCTCTACCAAACAACGCATCGGCATGACCGTGATAAGAACCAGAAAATTTTAACAAAATCTGCCTTTTTGTAAAGACTTTTGCCAAACGTAAGGCACTCATCACCCCTTCGGTCCCACTGCAAACAAATCGAAGTTTTTCAAGGTAAGGGCTACTATCTTTAATCTTGCTAGCAAGTTTATATTCGATTTCCGTGGGAACACAAAATACCGTTCCTTTTTCAATACGATCGTGCAAAGCGGAAACAATAGAGGGAGGACTGTGACCAAGAATTAAAGACCCTAATCCCATTACAAAGTCAATATAAGTGTTGTCATCTTCATCGGTTAGATAAGCCCCTTTCCCAATCTTGGCCACAATTGGAGGACTATTTACACATTGAAATGTTCGCTCTGGACTACTAACTCCATCCGGTAAAATATTCCTGCCGCTTGCAAAAAGCTCACGAGAGCGCGTATATGTATTTTTCGATCCTAACCTAGTATCAACGGGTTTCATGACTCCCTTGAAAAATTACGTTCTTAGATAGTCTTTAGATTCAGCCACTATTACTTCCGCAGGCTGCACATCCGCAAATTGTATCAAAGATTTTAGTTTATATTAATTAAACTGACTAGATAGCCACAATAAAACCAAACTGTGTAAATTTTTATAACGTTCCACGCTAAGTAATTGAACAGAATTAATTACACGCTGATTTTTTACTAATTCCTTACTAGACAAGGCTTGCAGCCCGTAGTTTTGTGTAATTAATTTTGTGTAATTACCGATCGCTCCAGCTGAGTTTCTCCCAGATTTGTTAGCTGTATCTCCGATCTAGCAAGACAAAATGTCACTAAATATCAATTTTGTCAACTTACTAACGGTGGTTAAATCAGCATTAGAAACCATACAATTGGCAGCAGATGCCAAAAAAATTGAAATTCAACCCAGACGCACCAGAGAGTTGGCTGTAGGATGATCGCAGGCTTATACTTTCTTATTTGCTGTCTACTGTTTTTCCGATGCCACAGTCACCCTTTAAAGTTTGTATTATCCTGGGAACCCGTCCGGAAGCAATTAAACTAGCGCCGGTGATTCAATGCTTTCAGGGGTCTTCTTTTTTTGACACGCGCGTAATTTTGACTGGTCAACATCGGGAGATGGTAGATCAAGTCATGGAACTTTTTCATCTCAGGGCTGATGAAGATTTGGCAATCATGCAGCCCCAGCAAACATTGACAGACATCACCTGTCGAAGTTTACAAGGTTTACAAACCTTATTCGCGCAAATCCAACCCGATTTAGTATTAGTACAAGGAGATACTACTACTGCTTTTGCGGCAACCCTGGCCGCATTTTATCAAAAAATTCCGGTCGGACACGTAGAAGCAGGATTAAGAACGGATGATTTGTTTAATCCTTATCCGGAAGAAGCAAATCGGCGCTTAATTTCTCAATTAACTCACCTGCACTTTGCACCCACTTCTCTAGCTGTAGAAAACTTACGTCGTTCTGGGGTTTTAGGAGAAATTCACCAAACTGGGAATACGGTAATCGATGCTTTGTTAACGGTAGCTAAGCGCCAGCCTGCTTGCCATATTCCTAATTTAGATTGGCAGAAGTACCGTACTTTGTTAGCAACGGTTCATCGCCGAGAAAACTGGGGGGAACCGCTTAAGGATATTGGAGAAGGATTTTTGCAAATCTTGGATAAGTTTTCGGATACGGCATTGCTCTTACCGCTACATCGCAATCCAACAGTCAGAGAACCTCTTCAAGCTATTTTAGGGTCGCACCCTAGAGTATTTTTGAGCGAACCATTGGATTATGGAGAATTAGTAGGAGCAATTCAACGTTGTTACTTGCTATTAACTGATTCTGGGGGATTGCAGGAAGAAGCGCCTAGTTTGGGTAAACCAGTTTTGGTTTTACGCGAAACTACGGAAAGACCGGAAGCGATCGCAGCTGGTACGGCTAAACTAGTCGGTACTAATCCCAGCCAAATTTCAGCATTTGCATCTG
Protein-coding sequences here:
- a CDS encoding class I SAM-dependent methyltransferase; translated protein: MFLNRNLPEFKLSLQIKDNKFMQTLMGKEKNWLLQKTFKEFVEDLICLDKQSQSFRPGSKISPDNKNWENSPANYQDEKLIIGNTEVMCDWERPLMEAMARAVTENHGDVLEVGFGMGISATYIQEFGVKSHTIIEFNNEVFEVCQRWQEKYPDRDIRLIHGKWQDAIEKLDRKFDGIFYDIAPTSDEEETKNLIENVAADADPFFPWASSCLKDGGIFTYYTQEIDSLSRRHQRLLLQHFSSFSVSLVKGMNPPEDCEYWYTDSMAVVKAIK
- a CDS encoding DMT family transporter, giving the protein MNEDSLEQSATQNSITETKTNKSRYLFGFGLLVGVSLILGSTFPAMKEALSTLSPRLLTTSRYVIAALVLSPFLTNLNKPLIRDGTIIGLLFFSTSILECLGLENLSASRSGFTFSLSIIFVTLFEIVQGKFISFVAIISATMAFSGVALMSWQSGEPLISDLWIVIAAILDSAYIVIIGQSVAVHSPLKLAAVSCWIPAILGLIWSAPKLRDEWTIIVDNIGILLYLGIVAIAIITVMETIGQQWVPSNEVAISRTIEPLSSALLSFWFLGETFNLYDYFGSGMLLFSIILLVIFQKKDTKDSPNLENPTNAEIIPFSDEEKEPNLQS
- a CDS encoding KamA family radical SAM protein; the protein is MSTQTVTNTIKILSEVSGFSIEEISKVAEHYPLAVSPFMLKRLQEGSYSIKALRQFLPDSRELMDVDGFVSDPTGENELQPEKAILRTYHNRLAIMVTLKCLVYCRFCFRKEKVGFPDSVMPEAELDKAIDYIAAHPEINDILLSGGDPLSLSNQKLLRFLKKLGDLKQLKAIRIDSRALSVAPDRLDDELLEFLEADGRYWYYAHMNHPDDVNHPEIIAATKRLLSAGIPIYNQCVFLAGVNDDVETMLELMEVCYEHKIIPYNLYVLDRVKGGGHFDVPIDRIVEIYKAISHLAGPAQPLLVFVDEKSRKHRAVYHESLNLHEFLSMRMNYSNHHR
- a CDS encoding glutamate-1-semialdehyde 2,1-aminomutase translates to MKPVDTRLGSKNTYTRSRELFASGRNILPDGVSSPERTFQCVNSPPIVAKIGKGAYLTDEDDNTYIDFVMGLGSLILGHSPPSIVSALHDRIEKGTVFCVPTEIEYKLASKIKDSSPYLEKLRFVCSGTEGVMSALRLAKVFTKRQILLKFSGSYHGHADALFGRGSSFIDSPKQSGIDPQIHKNTLLAKYNDSEGVKAIFQKYGNEIAAIVVEPIACNMGLVLPHKDFLVCLREMCDRWGAILIFDEVVTGFRFCYGSVSNVLGVRPDLIVFGKIIGGGTPIGAYGGREDIMNVLRTLPLGRNLTDEDLDKQGGTFAGNPLSMAAGLAVLEQLSREDFYVLMENMGETLENSLKQTFRQKNLPFSCVRKGSLVSLLLMDSPLKLENFDDFERQNFDLFARFHFKMLKQHYLFPNTIGEPWFISFAHQSINWQELAEDVGEALDDCLNTKLDESNE
- the wecB gene encoding UDP-N-acetylglucosamine 2-epimerase (non-hydrolyzing), whose product is MPQSPFKVCIILGTRPEAIKLAPVIQCFQGSSFFDTRVILTGQHREMVDQVMELFHLRADEDLAIMQPQQTLTDITCRSLQGLQTLFAQIQPDLVLVQGDTTTAFAATLAAFYQKIPVGHVEAGLRTDDLFNPYPEEANRRLISQLTHLHFAPTSLAVENLRRSGVLGEIHQTGNTVIDALLTVAKRQPACHIPNLDWQKYRTLLATVHRRENWGEPLKDIGEGFLQILDKFSDTALLLPLHRNPTVREPLQAILGSHPRVFLSEPLDYGELVGAIQRCYLLLTDSGGLQEEAPSLGKPVLVLRETTERPEAIAAGTAKLVGTNPSQISAFASELLSNSDAYQAMATAINPFGDGHAAERILQIVTNFCQRKRNSLQTL